Proteins from a single region of Streptococcus oralis:
- a CDS encoding amino acid ABC transporter ATP-binding protein, which yields MTQPILEIKHLKKSYGQNEVLKDISLTVHKGEVISIIGSSGSGKSTFLRSINLLETPTEGEILYRGENVLEKGYNLTHYREKLGMVFQSFNLFENLNVLENTIVAQTTVLKRDHSEAEKIAKENLEKVGMGERYWQAKPKQLSGGQKQRVAIARALSMNPDAILFDEPTSALDPEMVGEVLKIMQDLAQEGLTMIVVTHEMEFARDVSHRVIFMDKGVIAEEGKPEELFTNPKEERTKEFLQRYLS from the coding sequence ATGACACAACCAATTCTTGAAATCAAACACCTCAAAAAATCCTATGGGCAAAACGAAGTGCTAAAAGACATTTCTCTCACCGTCCATAAAGGAGAGGTTATTTCCATCATCGGGAGCTCAGGAAGTGGAAAATCAACCTTCCTTCGTTCGATTAATTTACTAGAAACACCTACAGAGGGTGAGATTCTCTATCGAGGAGAAAATGTCTTAGAAAAAGGCTATAACCTCACCCATTATCGTGAAAAGCTCGGTATGGTTTTCCAATCTTTCAATCTCTTTGAAAATCTGAATGTCCTTGAAAATACGATCGTTGCCCAAACAACTGTACTCAAACGTGACCACTCTGAAGCTGAAAAAATTGCCAAAGAGAATCTCGAAAAAGTTGGTATGGGAGAACGTTACTGGCAAGCCAAACCGAAGCAACTATCAGGTGGTCAGAAACAACGTGTGGCTATCGCCCGCGCTCTCTCCATGAATCCTGATGCCATTCTCTTCGACGAACCAACATCTGCTCTTGACCCTGAAATGGTCGGAGAAGTCCTCAAAATTATGCAGGATTTGGCTCAAGAAGGCTTGACCATGATCGTTGTAACCCACGAAATGGAATTCGCTCGCGATGTCTCTCACCGTGTCATCTTTATGGATAAGGGCGTCATTGCTGAAGAAGGTAAACCAGAGGAACTCTTCACGAACCCTAAAGAAGAACGGACAAAAGAATTTCTTCA
- a CDS encoding ABC transporter substrate-binding protein/permease: MKKLCLSILASLALTLGLVSQVQADEYLRIGMEAAYAPFNWTQDDDSNGAVKIDGTNQYANGYDVQIAKKIAKDLGKEPLVVKTKWEGLVPALTSGKIDMIIAGMSPTAERKQEIAFSSSYYTSEPVLLVKKDSAYANAKSLEDFSGAKITSQQGVYLYDLISQIPGAKKETAMGDFAQMRQALEAGVIDAYVSERPEAMTAESANAKFKMIQPQPGFKTGEEDTAIAIGLRKDDSRINQINASIETISKDEQVALMDRMIKEQPVESTTTEEESSFFSQVAKILSENWQQLLRGAGITLLISIIGTIIGLLIGLAIGVFRTAPLSENKAMYALQKLVGWILNVYIEIFRGTPMIVQSMVIYYGTAQAFGINLDRTLAAIFIVSINTGAYMTEIVRGGILAVDKGQFEAATALGMTHNQTMRKIVLPQVVRNILPATGNEFVINIKDTSVLNVISVVELYFSGNTVATQTYQYFQTFTIIAVIYFVLTFTVTRILRFIERRMDMDTYTTGANQMQTEDLKK, encoded by the coding sequence ATGAAAAAATTATGCTTATCTATCCTTGCTAGCCTAGCCCTTACCTTAGGACTAGTTAGCCAAGTCCAAGCCGACGAATATTTACGCATCGGGATGGAGGCTGCTTACGCTCCCTTCAACTGGACTCAAGACGACGATAGTAACGGCGCCGTCAAAATCGACGGTACCAACCAATATGCCAACGGCTACGATGTTCAAATCGCAAAAAAGATTGCCAAAGACTTAGGCAAGGAACCTTTGGTCGTGAAAACCAAATGGGAAGGACTTGTTCCAGCACTTACTTCTGGCAAAATCGATATGATCATTGCCGGTATGAGCCCAACCGCTGAACGCAAACAAGAAATTGCTTTTTCAAGCAGTTACTATACTAGCGAACCGGTTCTATTGGTAAAAAAGGACTCTGCCTATGCGAATGCCAAATCTTTGGAAGACTTTAGTGGAGCAAAAATCACGTCTCAACAAGGTGTTTATCTTTATGACCTGATTTCCCAAATTCCAGGTGCCAAAAAAGAAACAGCTATGGGTGACTTCGCCCAAATGCGTCAAGCTCTGGAGGCTGGTGTTATTGATGCCTATGTTTCTGAACGACCTGAAGCAATGACCGCTGAGTCTGCTAACGCTAAGTTCAAAATGATCCAACCTCAACCAGGTTTCAAAACTGGCGAAGAAGATACAGCTATTGCCATTGGACTTCGTAAAGATGACAGCCGTATCAACCAAATCAATGCGAGCATCGAAACCATCTCAAAGGATGAGCAAGTAGCCCTCATGGATCGTATGATCAAAGAGCAACCTGTGGAGTCTACAACAACAGAGGAAGAAAGTAGTTTCTTTAGCCAAGTCGCTAAGATCCTTTCTGAAAACTGGCAACAACTCTTGCGTGGTGCTGGTATCACACTCTTAATCTCCATTATCGGAACCATCATAGGTCTCCTTATCGGACTTGCAATCGGGGTCTTCCGTACTGCTCCACTATCTGAGAATAAGGCAATGTACGCCCTACAGAAACTAGTCGGTTGGATTCTCAATGTCTATATTGAAATCTTCCGTGGTACACCGATGATTGTTCAATCCATGGTTATCTACTATGGAACTGCTCAAGCTTTTGGTATTAACCTTGACCGGACACTAGCTGCTATCTTCATCGTCTCAATCAATACGGGTGCCTACATGACAGAAATCGTCCGTGGTGGTATACTGGCAGTTGACAAGGGACAATTTGAAGCCGCAACCGCTCTTGGTATGACCCACAATCAAACCATGCGTAAGATTGTCCTACCTCAGGTTGTCCGTAATATTCTACCTGCTACTGGTAATGAGTTTGTCATCAATATCAAAGATACCTCTGTATTGAACGTTATTTCAGTTGTTGAGCTTTATTTCTCAGGAAATACTGTAGCAACACAAACCTATCAATACTTCCAGACCTTTACCATCATCGCCGTGATTTACTTTGTCCTCACCTTTACTGTGACCCGTATCCTACGCTTCATCGAACGTCGTATGGACATGGATACTTACACTACAGGTGCTAACCAAATGCAAACGGAGGATTTGAAAAAATGA
- a CDS encoding DUF2207 domain-containing protein — MKKRWLLALVFTYLLFIPSLVFAVDFDILSYQGDLNIHADNTAIFKETITYRFGDDYNGQLVGLGKAGKMPEGFDIDPDPTVQVSKNGRIVQNVSFYTMEEEDGYKVKIYNAGYAGDTVRVTVTWKLTNLLFLYKDIAELNWQPLTDSTGDIKEIEFKVSSDTPAEKLYFHAGQLLRDSSVEKVNNLYHVKMKDLPRKRQIELHAYWPRSAFAEAPDQGLEEERLTDFNRIESNIATEKAQSEMLMKWVFPVIFMSLLLLVPLFYRKFRQSTSIKKVFPKDHRLYEPPMDLPPMVLAEAVYSTSLEEVNPLNKSGFGKFTFERLIQATLLDLVDRGHLSIFQGDEEPYVRIISEKGLSNFEKECLRMTLSNKKELAISELFPDYQVSSSLYRGAKESDEKHIRETGSRLKRSFEGRLQRIQSCVKDKVHVLRIPSYYRSLTSEERRLALGMRVCSAITALGGLLFFYYSWQTHGFFSIPFLLLGLTGLGASFWVYLATRGAYRDGVLTEEGAEIFYLWTSFENMLRDIAHLDQAELESIVLWNRLLVYATLFGYAKKVSKLMKVRHIQLENPDLNLYVAYGWHSQFYTSTAQIKQYTAVANTASNYSVSSGSGSSGGGFSGGGGGGSIGAF; from the coding sequence ATGAAAAAAAGATGGCTGTTGGCTTTGGTATTTACTTATTTATTATTTATCCCGAGCTTGGTTTTTGCAGTAGACTTTGATATCTTATCCTATCAGGGGGATTTGAATATTCATGCAGATAATACTGCAATTTTTAAGGAAACAATTACCTACCGCTTTGGAGACGATTATAATGGTCAGTTGGTTGGACTAGGGAAAGCTGGGAAAATGCCGGAAGGATTTGACATTGATCCCGACCCGACTGTTCAGGTCTCTAAAAATGGAAGAATTGTTCAAAATGTTTCCTTCTATACTATGGAGGAAGAGGACGGCTACAAGGTAAAAATTTACAATGCTGGATATGCTGGAGATACTGTTCGTGTAACGGTTACCTGGAAACTAACAAACCTTCTCTTCTTATATAAGGATATCGCAGAGCTAAATTGGCAACCCTTGACAGATAGTACTGGAGACATCAAAGAGATTGAGTTCAAGGTCAGCTCAGATACTCCAGCAGAGAAACTCTATTTTCATGCAGGCCAACTCCTAAGGGACTCTAGTGTTGAAAAAGTAAATAATCTCTATCATGTCAAAATGAAAGACCTTCCGAGAAAGCGACAAATCGAATTACATGCTTACTGGCCGAGAAGTGCTTTTGCAGAAGCTCCAGATCAAGGATTAGAGGAAGAACGTTTAACCGATTTTAACCGGATTGAAAGCAATATAGCGACAGAAAAAGCGCAAAGTGAGATGTTGATGAAATGGGTATTTCCCGTCATTTTTATGAGTCTCTTACTTCTAGTTCCTCTCTTCTATAGGAAGTTTCGTCAGAGTACAAGCATTAAAAAGGTCTTTCCAAAAGATCATCGACTCTACGAACCACCGATGGATTTGCCTCCAATGGTTTTAGCAGAAGCAGTGTATTCAACCTCCTTAGAGGAAGTCAATCCCCTAAACAAATCAGGGTTTGGTAAATTTACTTTTGAACGTTTGATTCAGGCAACCTTGTTGGATTTAGTAGATCGAGGCCATTTATCTATTTTCCAAGGGGATGAGGAACCTTATGTGCGCATTATCAGTGAAAAGGGTTTGTCCAATTTTGAGAAGGAATGCCTGCGCATGACTTTGTCAAATAAGAAAGAATTGGCTATTTCAGAGCTCTTCCCTGATTACCAAGTTTCATCTTCCCTTTACCGTGGTGCCAAAGAGTCAGATGAAAAACATATCCGAGAAACAGGCTCGCGTCTTAAACGCTCCTTTGAAGGAAGACTTCAACGCATTCAGTCTTGTGTCAAGGATAAGGTCCATGTACTTCGTATCCCAAGCTACTATCGTTCCTTGACAAGCGAGGAACGCCGCCTTGCTCTCGGGATGCGAGTTTGTTCAGCCATAACAGCTCTAGGTGGACTGCTATTCTTTTACTATAGCTGGCAAACACATGGTTTCTTTTCGATCCCATTTCTACTCTTAGGATTGACAGGATTAGGGGCTAGTTTCTGGGTTTACCTTGCCACGCGAGGAGCCTATCGCGATGGAGTTCTAACAGAGGAAGGAGCGGAAATCTTCTATCTCTGGACGAGTTTTGAAAATATGCTTCGGGACATCGCTCATCTGGATCAGGCCGAGCTAGAGAGCATCGTCCTTTGGAACCGTCTACTGGTCTATGCGACTCTCTTTGGTTATGCCAAGAAGGTGAGCAAGTTAATGAAAGTCCGTCATATTCAGCTTGAAAATCCAGATTTGAATCTTTATGTAGCCTATGGTTGGCACTCACAGTTCTACACCTCAACTGCACAAATCAAGCAATATACTGCTGTCGCAAATACAGCTAGCAATTACTCTGTATCTTCTGGAAGTGGTTCTTCAGGTGGAGGATTCTCAGGAGGAGGTGGCGGTGGAAGCATCGGCGCCTTCTAA
- a CDS encoding undecaprenyl-diphosphate phosphatase: MYFIEILKSIFFGIVEGITEWLPISSTGHLILVEEFVQYKDQNEAFMSMFNVVIQLGAILAVMVIYFNKLNPFKPGKTKVEVRRTWQLWSKVFVATLPLLLVFKLDDWFDANFHNMVSVAIMLIIYGVAFIYLEKRNKAQAIEPTVTELDKLPYKTALYIGLFQVLALFPGTSRSGATIVGGLLNGTSRSVVTEFTFYLGIPVMFGASALKIFKFIKAGQLLSFGQLFLLLVAMGVAFAVSMVAIRFLTSYVKKHDFTLFGKYRIVLGSVLLLYSFVRLFV; the protein is encoded by the coding sequence ATGTATTTTATTGAAATTTTGAAGTCAATCTTTTTTGGGATTGTTGAAGGAATTACAGAATGGTTGCCGATTTCAAGTACTGGCCACTTGATCTTGGTTGAAGAATTTGTCCAATACAAGGACCAGAATGAAGCCTTCATGTCCATGTTTAATGTTGTCATCCAGCTTGGTGCCATTTTAGCAGTTATGGTCATTTACTTTAACAAGCTTAATCCTTTCAAACCTGGTAAAACTAAGGTAGAAGTTCGTAGAACTTGGCAGTTGTGGTCAAAAGTCTTTGTTGCGACCTTGCCTTTGCTATTGGTTTTTAAACTAGATGATTGGTTTGATGCTAACTTCCATAACATGGTTTCAGTTGCGATTATGTTGATTATCTATGGTGTTGCCTTTATCTACCTTGAAAAACGAAATAAGGCGCAAGCCATTGAACCAACAGTAACAGAGCTAGACAAGTTACCTTATAAAACAGCCCTTTACATTGGGCTCTTCCAAGTCCTCGCCCTCTTTCCAGGAACGAGCCGTTCAGGTGCGACGATTGTTGGTGGTTTGTTGAATGGAACAAGCCGCTCAGTCGTAACAGAGTTTACCTTCTATCTCGGAATTCCTGTTATGTTCGGAGCCAGTGCTTTAAAGATTTTCAAATTTATTAAAGCAGGTCAACTCTTGAGTTTTGGACAACTGTTCTTGCTCTTGGTAGCTATGGGTGTTGCCTTTGCGGTCAGCATGGTTGCTATTCGTTTCTTGACTAGCTATGTGAAGAAGCACGACTTTACACTCTTTGGTAAATACCGTATCGTACTCGGCAGTGTCTTGTTGCTCTATAGTTTTGTGCGTTTGTTTGTATAA
- a CDS encoding TetR/AcrR family transcriptional regulator: MAQRKDKSQAMREKILNTATQLFIHNGYEKTSVQNIAQTASISKGAIYHHFQSKDEILFAVLKQRYQLMEKELLDWLESTSHLTGREQLKEIFQFSLKSQKTNYEMLNHAPLDAEFMLTTIRYNLRIGTPLIADIIKKGIEDQSIQPIPFPNEVAETILLLTNFWVEGSIFENSSEKIVDRIYFLQFMLQSIGLDIFDESLIQEILSQSN, from the coding sequence ATGGCGCAGCGAAAAGACAAATCCCAGGCCATGAGAGAAAAAATTTTAAATACAGCAACCCAGCTTTTTATTCACAACGGCTATGAAAAAACAAGTGTACAAAACATAGCGCAAACAGCTAGTATTTCAAAAGGAGCCATTTATCACCATTTTCAATCAAAAGATGAAATTCTTTTTGCAGTTTTAAAACAGCGTTATCAATTGATGGAAAAGGAATTGCTAGACTGGCTTGAATCCACCAGTCATTTAACTGGAAGAGAACAGCTCAAAGAAATCTTTCAGTTTAGTTTAAAAAGTCAGAAAACTAACTACGAAATGTTGAATCACGCGCCTCTTGATGCAGAGTTCATGCTGACTACTATCCGTTACAATCTGCGTATAGGAACTCCCCTTATTGCAGATATTATAAAAAAAGGAATAGAAGATCAGTCCATTCAACCCATCCCCTTCCCTAATGAAGTGGCCGAGACAATCTTGCTTTTGACTAACTTTTGGGTAGAAGGAAGTATTTTTGAAAATTCTTCCGAAAAAATAGTTGATCGTATCTATTTTTTACAATTTATGCTTCAATCCATCGGCTTAGATATTTTTGATGAATCTTTGATCCAAGAAATTTTAAGCCAATCAAATTAA
- a CDS encoding CPBP family intramembrane glutamic endopeptidase, which produces MQARSYKASSSVKQILMFLLWTFGITWSAWILSAVLKERVPLLYPLLMIVGTFGPAISAKLVLGKSLKEMLAFIKFTRKRSWPYLLIFVGLYTISIAFVTRPLPGLNLLNVLVLALVTTLLTGGNEEIGWQGFLQPSLEKILPFPLATVATGLIWAVWHLPLFFMPGSSQAGTSFLVFTAACLLSRFWLAALYKVSQSVLYCVLFHGLINTIGEAIFVGKGTENPLFFLGYILMAAYSIYLWYQRDQQDKA; this is translated from the coding sequence ATGCAAGCTAGAAGCTATAAAGCTTCCTCATCTGTCAAGCAAATTCTAATGTTTCTGCTTTGGACTTTTGGTATCACTTGGTCTGCGTGGATTCTCTCAGCTGTTCTGAAAGAACGAGTGCCGCTGCTTTATCCGCTTCTCATGATAGTGGGAACATTTGGTCCTGCTATAAGTGCCAAGCTTGTCTTAGGTAAGTCTTTGAAAGAAATGCTGGCTTTTATCAAGTTTACTAGGAAAAGAAGCTGGCCTTATCTATTGATTTTTGTGGGGCTATACACGATTTCCATTGCCTTTGTGACCAGGCCGCTGCCAGGTTTGAATCTTTTGAATGTCTTGGTTCTGGCTCTGGTAACGACTCTTCTGACAGGCGGCAATGAAGAGATTGGCTGGCAGGGCTTCCTGCAGCCAAGTCTGGAGAAGATCCTGCCCTTCCCTTTGGCAACTGTAGCAACTGGGTTAATCTGGGCTGTCTGGCATCTGCCCCTCTTCTTTATGCCCGGCAGCAGTCAGGCGGGGACCTCCTTTCTGGTCTTTACAGCCGCTTGCCTGCTCAGCCGTTTCTGGCTGGCAGCTCTTTACAAGGTCAGTCAGTCTGTCCTCTATTGTGTCCTCTTTCATGGGCTCATTAATACTATTGGCGAAGCCATCTTTGTAGGCAAGGGAACGGAAAATCCCCTCTTTTTCCTAGGCTATATCTTGATGGCGGCTTACAGTATCTATCTTTGGTATCAAAGGGATCAGCAAGACAAGGCTTAA
- the dinB gene encoding DNA polymerase IV, whose product MLIFPLINDLSRKIIHIDMDAFFAAVEIRDNPKLKGKPVIIGSDPRQTGGRGVVSTCSYEARAFGVHSAMSSKEAYERCPQAVFISGNYEKYKTVGLEIRAIFKRYTDLIEPMSIDEAYLDVTENKLGIKSAVKIARLIQQDIWQELHLTASAGVSYNKFLAKMASDYRKPHGLTVILPDQSQDFLKQMDIAKFHGVGKKTVERLHEMGIYTGADLLDLSEVTLIDRFGRLGFDLYRKARGIHNSPVRSDRIRKSIGKEKTYGKILQVEEDIKKELTLLAQKVENSLTKHDKKGRTIVLKIRYADFSTLTKRKSLALATQDKEQIERTAHEIYDSLEEQPRGIRLLGLTVTGFE is encoded by the coding sequence ATGCTCATATTTCCATTGATAAATGATCTGTCCAGAAAAATCATCCATATCGACATGGATGCCTTTTTTGCTGCGGTGGAAATTAGAGATAATCCTAAGTTAAAGGGCAAACCTGTCATTATCGGAAGCGACCCCAGACAAACTGGTGGGCGTGGTGTCGTTTCTACCTGTAGCTATGAGGCACGAGCTTTTGGTGTTCATTCAGCCATGAGTTCTAAAGAAGCTTATGAGCGCTGTCCCCAAGCTGTCTTTATCTCTGGAAATTATGAAAAGTATAAGACTGTGGGACTTGAGATTCGAGCTATTTTTAAACGCTACACTGATTTGATTGAACCTATGAGTATCGACGAGGCATACTTAGATGTGACGGAAAATAAACTCGGTATCAAGTCAGCCGTCAAAATAGCTCGTCTCATCCAACAGGATATCTGGCAGGAACTACACCTGACTGCTTCTGCAGGCGTTTCTTATAACAAATTCTTAGCTAAAATGGCTAGTGACTATCGAAAACCGCATGGTTTAACAGTTATCCTCCCAGATCAGTCCCAAGACTTTCTCAAACAAATGGACATTGCTAAATTCCATGGTGTGGGCAAAAAAACAGTTGAACGTCTTCATGAAATGGGCATTTATACTGGTGCAGACTTATTGGATCTCTCAGAAGTCACTTTAATCGATCGGTTCGGCAGACTCGGTTTTGACCTTTATCGAAAGGCCAGGGGCATTCATAACTCACCGGTCAGGTCTGATCGCATTCGTAAGTCCATTGGCAAGGAAAAAACCTACGGAAAAATCCTACAAGTAGAAGAAGACATCAAAAAAGAGCTGACCCTGTTGGCACAGAAGGTAGAAAATAGCTTGACTAAGCATGATAAGAAAGGGCGAACCATCGTTCTGAAAATCCGCTATGCCGATTTCTCCACCTTGACTAAAAGGAAAAGTTTGGCCTTAGCTACTCAAGACAAGGAGCAAATCGAGCGAACTGCGCATGAGATATACGATAGCTTGGAAGAACAACCACGAGGTATCCGACTGCTAGGACTGACAGTGACGGGGTTTGAATAA
- the pflB gene encoding formate C-acetyltransferase: MVVKTVVEAQDIFDKAWEGFKGVDWKEKASISRFVQANYTPYDGDESFLAGPTERSLHIKKIVEETKAHYEETRFPMDTRPTSIADIPAGFIDKENELIFGIQNDELFKLNFMPKGGIRMAETTLKENGYEPDPAVHEIFTKYVTTVNDGIFRAYTSNIRRARHAHTVTGLPDAYSRGRIIGVYARLALYGADYLMQEKVNDWNAIKEIDEETIRLREEVNLQYQALQQVVRLGDLYGVDVRKPAMNTKEAIQWVNIAFMAVCRVINGAATSLGRVPIVLDIFAERDLARGTFTESEIQEFVDDFVMKLRTVKFARTKAYDQLYSGDPTFITTSMAGMGNDGRHRVTKMDYRFLNTLDNIGNSPEPNLTVLWTDKLPYNFRRYCMHMSHKHSSIQYEGVTTMAKDGYGEMSCISCCVSPLDPENEDQRHNIQYFGARVNVLKALLTGLNGGYDDVHKDYKVFDIDPIRDEVLEFESVKENFEKSLDWLTDTYVDALNIIHYMTDKYNYEAVQMAFLPTKQRANMGFGICGFANTVDTLSAIKYATVKPIRDENGYIYDYETIGEYPRWGEDDPRSNELAEWLIEAYTTRLRSHKLYKDAEATVSLLTITSNVAYSKQTGNSPVHKGVYLNEDGSVNLSKLEFFSPGANPSNKAKGGWLQNLNSLASLDFGYAADGISLTTQVSPRALGKTRDEQVDNLVTILDGYFENGGQHVNLNVMDLNDVYEKIMSGEDVIVRISGYCVNTKYLTPEQKTELTQRVFHEVLSMDDALS, translated from the coding sequence ATGGTTGTTAAGACAGTTGTTGAAGCACAAGATATTTTTGATAAAGCTTGGGAAGGCTTCAAAGGCGTAGATTGGAAAGAAAAAGCAAGTATTTCTCGCTTCGTTCAAGCTAACTACACACCTTATGATGGAGATGAAAGTTTCCTTGCTGGACCAACAGAACGTTCACTTCACATCAAAAAAATCGTAGAAGAAACAAAAGCACACTACGAAGAAACTCGTTTCCCAATGGACACTCGTCCAACATCTATTGCTGATATTCCAGCAGGATTTATCGATAAAGAAAACGAATTGATCTTCGGTATCCAAAACGATGAACTCTTCAAATTGAACTTCATGCCAAAAGGTGGTATCCGTATGGCTGAAACTACTTTGAAAGAAAATGGATACGAACCAGATCCAGCTGTTCACGAAATCTTTACTAAATACGTAACAACAGTTAACGACGGTATCTTCCGTGCCTACACTTCAAACATTCGTCGCGCTCGTCACGCTCACACTGTAACTGGTCTTCCAGATGCCTACTCACGTGGACGTATCATCGGTGTTTACGCACGTCTTGCTCTTTACGGTGCAGACTACTTGATGCAAGAAAAAGTAAACGACTGGAATGCAATCAAAGAAATCGATGAAGAAACAATTCGTCTTCGTGAAGAAGTAAACCTTCAATACCAAGCATTGCAACAAGTTGTTCGCTTGGGTGACCTTTACGGAGTTGATGTCCGCAAACCAGCGATGAACACGAAAGAAGCTATCCAATGGGTTAACATCGCCTTCATGGCTGTCTGCCGTGTTATCAATGGTGCTGCTACATCTCTAGGACGTGTGCCAATCGTATTGGATATCTTTGCAGAACGTGACCTTGCTCGCGGTACATTTACTGAATCAGAAATCCAAGAGTTCGTTGATGATTTCGTTATGAAACTTCGTACAGTTAAATTTGCTCGTACAAAAGCTTATGACCAATTGTACTCAGGTGACCCAACCTTCATCACAACTTCTATGGCTGGTATGGGTAACGACGGTCGTCACCGTGTTACTAAGATGGACTACCGTTTCTTGAACACTCTTGACAACATCGGTAACTCTCCAGAGCCAAACTTGACAGTTCTTTGGACTGACAAATTGCCATACAACTTCCGTCGCTACTGTATGCATATGAGCCACAAACACTCTTCTATCCAATACGAAGGTGTAACAACAATGGCTAAAGACGGATACGGAGAAATGAGCTGTATCTCATGCTGTGTGTCACCACTTGACCCAGAAAACGAAGATCAACGCCACAACATCCAGTACTTCGGTGCTCGTGTAAACGTTCTTAAAGCCCTTCTTACTGGTTTGAACGGTGGTTACGACGATGTTCACAAAGACTACAAAGTATTTGACATCGATCCTATCCGTGACGAAGTTCTCGAATTTGAATCAGTTAAAGAGAACTTTGAAAAATCTCTTGACTGGTTGACGGACACTTATGTAGATGCTTTGAACATCATCCACTACATGACTGACAAGTACAACTACGAAGCTGTTCAAATGGCCTTCTTGCCAACTAAACAACGTGCCAACATGGGATTCGGTATCTGTGGATTTGCTAACACTGTTGATACATTGTCAGCTATTAAATACGCTACAGTTAAACCAATCCGTGATGAAAATGGCTACATCTACGATTACGAAACAATCGGTGAATACCCACGTTGGGGTGAAGATGACCCACGTTCAAACGAATTGGCAGAATGGTTGATTGAAGCTTACACAACTCGTCTACGTAGCCACAAACTTTACAAAGACGCAGAAGCTACAGTATCACTATTGACAATCACATCTAACGTTGCTTACTCTAAACAAACTGGTAACTCACCAGTCCACAAAGGTGTATACCTCAACGAAGATGGTTCTGTGAACTTGTCTAAACTTGAATTCTTCTCACCAGGTGCTAACCCATCTAACAAAGCTAAAGGTGGATGGTTGCAAAACTTGAACTCACTTGCTAGCCTAGACTTTGGTTACGCAGCTGATGGTATTTCATTGACAACTCAAGTTTCTCCACGTGCTCTTGGTAAAACTCGTGACGAACAAGTTGATAACTTGGTAACAATCCTTGATGGTTACTTCGAAAACGGTGGACAACACGTTAACTTGAACGTTATGGACTTGAACGATGTTTACGAAAAGATCATGTCAGGTGAAGACGTTATCGTCCGTATCTCTGGATACTGTGTAAACACTAAATACCTCACACCAGAACAAAAAACTGAATTGACACAACGTGTCTTCCACGAAGTTCTTTCAATGGATGATGCATTGAGCTAA